A single Pedobacter sp. PACM 27299 DNA region contains:
- a CDS encoding SusC/RagA family TonB-linked outer membrane protein, producing the protein MNKQPIVYKGSNQPGTSMKSKPWQTMKVIGFLCLISVQQVTAAVPVSIPPAVQSKIKLAIEITGIVKDENGLAIPGVSIKVAGFNVGTQTDANGRYKIEVADEKAILVYSFLGYVPQELPVAGKTNINVVLKEQSSKLNEVVVVGYGTQKKVNLTGSVATVSGDELTKRPVVNAAAMLQGTMPGVQVNQGSGEPGNEGVSIRIRGNGTFSGAGSDPLVLIDGVPGSFNDVNPTDIDNVSVLKDAASASIYGSRAANGVILVTTKQGKAGSMKVQYDGNVGLYKPTKMFDLITNSAQYMELYNEARINSGLNDPNDPNKTYGLYPQDQIDLYRNSTDRNLYPNTDWLSLIFKTAPTQNHNLSFNGGNEKTTYNVSLGYVNQNGLMKGFNYKRYNARINLTSKINDRIKFGTNVLLKSGETESIPGGSKDLFLSAMSQAPTYGPFLPDGSGRYTYKAYDFEYNNKNAVAVLDKKFTHNTTDYAVNAQGWVDISITKDLSWYTKGAININMDKYKDYKSTIDEYYYRSGVLGTTLDLGRGLTIQDQQTVYSNLYSYLNYNHNFNGHTIKAQAGYSMEQSKYSYLQGYRQNFPDEKLLELNAGGQDLQRASGTANEWALMSYFGRLNYDYKSRYLLEANLRYDGSSKFSGKNKWGAFPSFSVGWRATEEPFVKAMELSWLNNFKVRGSWGQLGNQNIVVDGYGINYPYQALLDLTGNYSFDNSNLITGVAQQNLNNPLIKWETTTMTDIGIDLTLFENFSLTFDWYKKRTSDILRKSQITAIVGLGAPIINDGIVDNTGMELGLGYSNVVKSGALTGLSYNFGLNLDRFKNKIVKYGEQDIYDYTTNKNGLPIGTYYMLDVIGIFQSAEEVANSPKQFFDTTMPGDLKYRDVNGDGKIDANDRTIIGGAYPKLNYSFNLGAEFKGFDFSARFQGVASVKAYVTGWGVTPFVQGSPPTKDWLDRWTPENPSATMPNIYWGWSAPQKFSRNSSYFLQDASYLRLKNIVLGYTLPATLTKNAGIERLRVYFSGDNVFTSTKFKGLDPERSGNGDLIQYPQNKIYSFGVNVTF; encoded by the coding sequence ATGAATAAACAACCAATTGTATACAAAGGCAGTAATCAGCCTGGTACAAGCATGAAGTCAAAACCTTGGCAGACGATGAAAGTCATCGGTTTCTTATGTTTGATTTCCGTACAGCAGGTCACTGCTGCAGTACCAGTTTCAATCCCTCCTGCTGTTCAAAGTAAAATAAAACTGGCCATCGAAATTACCGGTATTGTAAAAGATGAAAATGGATTAGCCATCCCAGGAGTCAGCATAAAAGTTGCCGGCTTTAACGTGGGGACGCAAACAGATGCCAATGGCCGTTATAAAATTGAAGTGGCTGATGAAAAAGCAATATTGGTGTATAGCTTCCTGGGTTATGTTCCTCAAGAACTTCCGGTAGCAGGAAAAACCAATATCAATGTAGTGCTGAAAGAACAATCTTCCAAGCTAAATGAGGTAGTCGTGGTGGGTTATGGTACGCAGAAAAAGGTGAACCTGACGGGTTCTGTCGCTACAGTGAGCGGCGATGAGCTAACGAAACGACCAGTAGTTAATGCGGCAGCAATGCTGCAGGGAACCATGCCTGGTGTTCAAGTGAATCAAGGTTCAGGAGAACCTGGCAATGAAGGTGTTTCCATCCGCATCAGGGGAAATGGGACATTCAGTGGTGCAGGATCAGATCCACTGGTTTTAATTGATGGGGTACCGGGAAGTTTTAATGATGTGAATCCTACTGATATCGACAACGTATCTGTACTTAAAGATGCTGCATCTGCTTCTATTTATGGTTCAAGAGCGGCAAATGGCGTAATTCTAGTGACCACTAAGCAAGGTAAAGCAGGCAGCATGAAGGTGCAGTATGATGGAAATGTAGGGCTGTATAAACCTACAAAAATGTTCGACCTGATTACCAATTCCGCACAATACATGGAATTGTACAATGAGGCACGTATCAATTCGGGTCTCAATGACCCGAATGATCCAAACAAAACTTACGGTCTGTATCCTCAGGATCAGATTGATCTTTATAGAAACAGTACTGACCGGAATTTGTATCCAAACACCGATTGGTTAAGTCTGATTTTCAAGACCGCTCCTACTCAGAACCACAACCTGAGTTTCAACGGCGGTAATGAAAAAACAACTTACAATGTGTCTTTAGGTTATGTGAACCAAAATGGACTGATGAAAGGTTTCAACTATAAAAGATACAATGCAAGGATCAACTTAACTTCCAAAATAAATGACCGTATCAAGTTCGGTACAAATGTGCTCTTGAAATCAGGTGAAACAGAATCTATTCCCGGCGGCTCCAAAGATCTTTTCCTTTCAGCAATGTCTCAGGCACCAACTTACGGTCCTTTCTTACCAGATGGCAGTGGCCGATATACTTATAAAGCTTACGACTTTGAATACAATAACAAAAATGCCGTTGCAGTTTTAGATAAGAAATTTACCCACAATACCACCGATTACGCCGTAAATGCCCAAGGATGGGTGGATATCTCCATTACCAAAGATTTATCCTGGTATACTAAAGGTGCAATCAATATCAATATGGACAAATACAAAGATTATAAGTCTACCATTGATGAGTATTATTACCGTTCCGGAGTATTGGGAACCACATTGGATTTAGGTCGCGGATTAACCATACAGGATCAACAAACGGTATATTCCAACTTATATAGTTACTTAAACTACAACCATAATTTTAACGGTCATACGATAAAAGCGCAAGCGGGTTACAGCATGGAGCAAAGTAAATACAGCTACCTGCAGGGCTATCGCCAGAACTTCCCAGATGAGAAATTACTGGAATTAAATGCCGGTGGACAGGACCTTCAAAGGGCAAGTGGTACCGCTAATGAATGGGCACTGATGTCGTACTTTGGTAGATTAAATTACGATTACAAAAGCCGCTACTTATTAGAAGCCAATTTAAGATATGACGGAAGTTCTAAGTTTTCAGGCAAGAACAAATGGGGTGCATTTCCGTCCTTCTCAGTCGGATGGCGTGCTACAGAAGAGCCTTTCGTAAAAGCAATGGAACTGAGCTGGCTGAACAACTTTAAAGTAAGGGGTTCCTGGGGGCAATTGGGTAATCAAAACATCGTAGTAGATGGTTATGGCATCAATTATCCTTACCAGGCTTTATTAGATTTAACCGGCAACTACTCTTTTGACAACTCTAATTTGATCACAGGGGTTGCACAGCAGAACTTAAACAATCCACTGATTAAATGGGAAACCACCACCATGACAGATATAGGTATTGACCTAACTCTTTTCGAGAATTTCAGCTTAACATTTGACTGGTACAAAAAACGAACTTCTGATATTTTAAGAAAATCACAGATCACTGCAATTGTAGGTCTGGGTGCCCCGATCATCAATGACGGAATTGTAGACAACACCGGAATGGAGCTAGGACTTGGCTATAGCAACGTCGTTAAAAGCGGCGCGCTAACTGGTCTGAGCTATAATTTTGGCCTAAACCTGGACAGGTTTAAAAACAAGATCGTAAAATATGGTGAGCAGGATATTTATGATTATACCACCAATAAAAATGGACTGCCAATTGGCACTTATTACATGCTGGATGTCATCGGCATCTTTCAATCTGCAGAAGAAGTGGCCAACTCCCCTAAACAATTCTTTGACACCACCATGCCTGGAGATTTAAAATACAGAGATGTAAATGGAGATGGAAAAATCGATGCCAATGACAGAACAATTATTGGTGGCGCTTATCCGAAACTGAACTACTCCTTTAATTTAGGTGCAGAGTTTAAAGGTTTTGATTTTTCTGCCAGATTCCAGGGCGTAGCAAGTGTTAAAGCTTATGTGACCGGATGGGGCGTGACGCCATTCGTACAGGGCTCCCCTCCTACAAAAGACTGGTTAGATCGCTGGACACCAGAAAACCCTTCTGCAACCATGCCGAATATTTACTGGGGATGGAGTGCACCACAAAAGTTCTCTAGAAATTCCAGCTACTTCTTACAGGATGCGTCTTATCTGAGGCTGAAAAATATAGTATTGGGTTATACACTTCCCGCTACACTCACTAAAAACGCTGGTATTGAACGTTTAAGGGTATACTTCTCTGGAGACAATGTGTTTACCTCAACCAAGTTTAAAGGGCTTGATCCGGAACGTTCCGGAAACGGCGACCTGATCCAGTACCCGCAAAATAAAATATATTCTTTTGGTGTTAATGTTACTTTTTAA
- a CDS encoding RagB/SusD family nutrient uptake outer membrane protein: MKSRIIISTLLLTSLAFSGCKDTLDLNPLDQISTGIFYKSKGDFDKSLAAVYASMQTEEFSYGMGFRDCLTDNGYGQFNSGSVNDIVQGNLNTTTGGYETGIYNNAYRGIARVNIFLKNLDQYAGSDMSITDRTAFQAEVRFIRAYLYYHLYTIYGEVPLVLAPLELEDQKQPKVAAEQILSQILTDLDYSITNLKTGPYYSNGGHAASSSAKALKARVLLFAAYGNNGTPDPVKLATVIDLSKEVISQYKLSANYEDIFRDATQKNNTEVIFSVNFLAPNNTAPWDLYLGDWVAVSPLPNLVKDYEYIDGLPYGTSPLTNADNPFTNRDPRLKKTVFKDFVDFGNGKTHIPSNPRPTGYGVMKFLDPANLPFGFSSLSQQDAIVLRLAEVMLMYAEAQNEIAGPDQSVYDTMKELRARVGMPAYPAGYNQGEMRERIRHERRIELAFEGLRHYDLIRWHIAGDVLNKVKDSPVSYHFDDKFYRWPLPQTEIDKSSGILIQNPNYK; this comes from the coding sequence ATGAAATCGCGTATAATAATATCCACTTTACTACTTACATCATTAGCATTTAGCGGATGTAAGGATACTTTAGACCTGAATCCATTGGATCAGATCTCCACTGGAATTTTCTATAAATCAAAAGGCGACTTTGATAAAAGTCTTGCCGCAGTATATGCCTCCATGCAAACCGAGGAATTCTCCTATGGCATGGGATTCAGAGATTGTCTGACTGATAACGGCTATGGCCAATTCAATTCAGGAAGCGTGAACGATATCGTTCAGGGTAATTTAAATACCACCACTGGCGGCTATGAAACCGGCATTTATAACAATGCTTATCGTGGCATCGCCAGAGTGAATATTTTCCTTAAAAATCTGGATCAATATGCAGGCTCAGACATGAGCATTACCGATAGAACCGCTTTCCAGGCAGAAGTGCGTTTCATTCGCGCATATCTATATTATCATTTGTACACCATTTATGGAGAAGTTCCACTGGTTTTAGCACCCCTGGAACTGGAAGATCAAAAACAACCCAAAGTAGCTGCTGAACAAATCCTGTCACAAATCCTGACCGATCTGGATTACAGCATTACAAATCTAAAAACCGGCCCTTACTATTCCAATGGAGGTCATGCCGCTTCTTCGTCTGCAAAAGCCTTAAAAGCAAGGGTATTATTGTTTGCCGCTTATGGCAATAATGGCACACCAGACCCTGTCAAATTAGCGACAGTCATAGATCTGAGTAAAGAGGTCATCTCGCAGTATAAACTGAGCGCGAATTATGAAGATATCTTTAGAGATGCCACACAAAAGAACAATACGGAGGTCATCTTTTCTGTGAACTTTTTAGCGCCAAATAATACCGCTCCATGGGATTTGTATCTGGGAGATTGGGTAGCCGTATCGCCACTGCCGAATTTGGTAAAAGACTATGAATATATCGATGGATTGCCCTATGGTACTTCTCCCCTTACCAATGCAGACAATCCTTTTACCAACCGTGACCCAAGGCTAAAGAAAACGGTCTTTAAAGATTTCGTAGATTTTGGAAATGGAAAAACCCATATCCCATCAAATCCTCGTCCCACAGGCTATGGCGTGATGAAATTCCTTGACCCGGCAAATCTTCCTTTTGGATTCTCTTCACTAAGTCAGCAGGACGCTATTGTTTTGCGCCTGGCAGAGGTGATGCTGATGTACGCAGAAGCGCAAAACGAAATCGCCGGACCGGATCAATCTGTTTATGACACCATGAAAGAACTGAGAGCACGTGTGGGAATGCCTGCTTATCCAGCTGGTTACAATCAAGGAGAGATGAGAGAAAGAATCCGCCATGAACGCCGTATTGAACTTGCTTTTGAAGGATTAAGACACTACGATTTAATTAGATGGCACATTGCTGGCGATGTGCTCAATAAGGTAAAAGACAGCCCGGTTTCTTACCATTTCGATGATAAGTTTTACAGGTGGCCACTTCCTCAGACTGAAATTGATAAGAGCTCAGGAATATTGATTCAAAATCCCAATTATAAATAG
- a CDS encoding glycoside hydrolase family 95 protein, with amino-acid sequence MDIRKKIAKGLFLAILLPCFALGQKKATLVSDPLRIWDDQPAKDWMTQAYPIGNGKLGAMIFGGIEQEHIQFNESSLWTGDEKETGAYQALGDIFIDFKNVDPGKVKDYKRALNLNDAIHQVSYNYNNANYQRAYFSSYPDQVMVLNYSANTKAGYSVTIKLKDTRPTKTTGIGGNQLAISGKLENGQQYMAILEVKQDGGTLRIDQDAEGNSQLHINQANGFTIHLSGATDYLNQRAKKWKGEAPEQVVKRNLNAAALKNYETLRNNHLKDYQDLFNRMTLKIGQQASKNDIPTVQRVVNYKKAEDLGLETLLFQYGRYLLISSSRKGGLPANLQGLWNNSNNPPWRSDYHSNINLQMNYWLAEPTNLAECNIPYLDYINSMRAVKKENTKAEYPGLRGWTVKTENNIFGGESFLWNTPGSAWYAQALWDHYAFNQDKSYLRTFAYPILKEVSEFWDDYLKRLPDGTIVAPNGWSPEHGPKEDGVSYDQQIVYDLFTNYIEAADALNIDKEYRTHIASLREHLLKPKIGKWGQLQEWKDDKDDPADQHRHASHLFALHPGRQISVNNTPELANAAKVSLTARGDESTGWSMAWKMNFWARLHDGNHAYKILRNFITLAGGGGIDYNEGGGVYANLLCAHPPFQIDGNLGYTAGVAEMLVQSQEGFIDLLPALPEAWKKEGQVKGLKTRGDFSIDFSWKDGKVTNYRIASSTAKSVRLKVNGSFKEVKSTVIK; translated from the coding sequence ATGGACATCAGAAAAAAGATTGCTAAAGGATTATTCCTGGCCATATTACTGCCCTGTTTTGCACTGGGACAAAAAAAAGCTACCCTCGTCTCAGATCCACTGCGGATCTGGGATGATCAGCCTGCTAAAGACTGGATGACCCAGGCTTATCCTATTGGAAACGGAAAACTCGGCGCCATGATATTTGGAGGGATTGAACAAGAACACATTCAATTCAATGAAAGTAGTTTGTGGACCGGCGATGAAAAAGAAACAGGTGCTTATCAGGCTTTAGGAGACATCTTTATCGACTTTAAAAATGTTGATCCTGGAAAAGTAAAGGATTATAAAAGAGCGTTGAATTTAAATGATGCCATCCATCAGGTCAGCTATAATTATAACAATGCCAATTACCAAAGGGCTTATTTTTCCAGCTATCCAGATCAGGTGATGGTGTTAAATTACAGCGCCAATACTAAAGCTGGTTATTCAGTGACAATTAAATTAAAAGATACCCGCCCAACCAAAACAACTGGAATCGGCGGCAATCAATTGGCGATTTCCGGGAAATTGGAAAATGGACAGCAGTACATGGCCATCCTGGAAGTTAAACAAGATGGCGGCACGCTTCGTATAGATCAGGATGCAGAAGGAAATAGTCAGCTTCATATCAATCAGGCCAATGGTTTTACAATACACCTTTCCGGAGCGACAGATTACCTCAACCAAAGGGCTAAAAAATGGAAAGGTGAAGCACCTGAACAAGTGGTAAAACGCAATCTGAATGCAGCAGCTCTGAAAAACTATGAAACACTGAGAAACAATCACCTCAAAGATTACCAGGATCTGTTTAACAGAATGACGCTAAAAATTGGTCAGCAGGCTTCAAAAAATGACATTCCAACAGTACAGAGAGTGGTCAATTACAAAAAAGCGGAAGACCTTGGATTGGAAACCTTGCTGTTTCAATATGGACGTTATTTATTGATCAGCTCCTCCAGAAAAGGCGGTTTACCAGCTAATTTACAAGGATTATGGAACAACAGCAATAATCCGCCATGGCGTTCAGATTACCATTCAAACATCAATTTACAGATGAATTACTGGCTGGCAGAACCTACCAACCTTGCCGAATGTAACATTCCTTATCTCGACTATATCAATAGCATGAGAGCAGTTAAAAAAGAAAACACAAAAGCCGAATATCCAGGACTGAGAGGCTGGACGGTGAAAACTGAAAACAACATATTTGGTGGAGAAAGTTTCTTATGGAACACCCCGGGCAGTGCCTGGTATGCACAGGCACTTTGGGATCACTATGCTTTTAATCAGGACAAATCCTACCTACGTACCTTCGCCTACCCTATTTTAAAAGAGGTTTCTGAGTTCTGGGACGACTACTTAAAACGTTTACCAGACGGCACAATTGTAGCGCCAAATGGCTGGTCGCCAGAACATGGACCAAAGGAAGATGGTGTAAGTTACGATCAGCAGATTGTATATGACTTGTTTACCAATTATATCGAGGCAGCAGATGCCTTAAATATTGACAAAGAATACCGTACCCACATTGCTTCCTTACGTGAACACCTCTTAAAACCGAAAATCGGCAAATGGGGACAATTACAGGAATGGAAAGACGATAAAGATGATCCAGCAGATCAGCACAGACATGCTTCTCATTTATTTGCACTGCACCCAGGAAGACAAATCAGTGTCAACAATACCCCTGAATTGGCCAACGCGGCAAAAGTAAGTTTAACTGCCAGAGGAGACGAATCTACAGGCTGGTCTATGGCCTGGAAAATGAACTTCTGGGCAAGATTACACGATGGCAACCATGCTTACAAAATCCTTAGAAACTTCATTACCCTTGCCGGAGGAGGTGGAATAGATTATAACGAAGGTGGTGGGGTATATGCGAACTTACTCTGTGCACACCCTCCTTTTCAAATTGATGGTAACCTGGGTTACACCGCAGGTGTAGCCGAAATGCTGGTTCAAAGTCAGGAAGGTTTCATCGATTTATTGCCTGCTCTACCAGAGGCATGGAAAAAAGAAGGTCAGGTAAAAGGGCTTAAAACCAGAGGCGATTTCAGCATAGATTTCAGCTGGAAAGATGGTAAAGTAACCAATTATCGCATTGCTTCCAGCACCGCAAAAAGTGTCAGGCTGAAAGTAAATGGTAGCTTCAAAGAGGTAAAATCAACTGTCATAAAATAA
- a CDS encoding alpha-galactosidase → MIKIRINTKPLPYCFLLFVSAFISTKSVAQLVVIPIETQHNALVLQTDTNKHLGTIYFGKKLSKSTEYTKVSAQFKQTPDYTGVLNSVYTPSGSRNLLEPAITVTHADGNNSLDLKYVKHELKNINSNVSLLSIFLKDPIYNFKVTLQYKIYFKEDVIEQWSAISHGEKGNVTLHKYASANLYLKGGNYYLTQYHGDWAKEMQPEESKLTHGIKTLDSKLGTRADLFQPPVFMVSLNKPATEDEGTVLFAGLAYSGNFRTDLEVDYQDNLRIISGINNYASPYTLKPNEEFTTPVFLYTLSTQGKGAASRNLHNWARDYKLLDGNGSRLTLLNNWEATYFDFNENKLARLLKDTKKLGVELFLLDDGWFANKYPRNGDVAGLGDWQENKKKLPNGISSLLKEARQNQVKFGIWIEPEMVNPKSELYEKHPDWVVKQPNRPEHYFRNQLVLDLTNPKVQDFVYGVVDDLFTKNPELAYIKWDCNAVIYNAHSATLKNQDHFYIEYVRGLYKVLEKIRAKYPKVPMMLCSGGGGRVDYAALQYFTEFWPSDNTDAMERIFMQWEYSYFYPSIATANHVTDWGKQPIKFRTDVAMMGKLGFDIVVSELAEKDLKFCQEAIKNYDDVKSTIWAGNQYRLSDPRTANVASMLYVNEDKTTGVIFNYLVNNRYGANSSSPILLKGLDPSKNYRIHEINLYPGTNSTIKADQVYSGDFLSTVGFNPDVNSGRTSVILKIEQAK, encoded by the coding sequence ATGATAAAAATCCGAATAAATACCAAGCCCCTGCCCTATTGTTTCCTGCTATTTGTATCTGCGTTTATCTCCACAAAATCAGTGGCGCAGTTGGTGGTCATTCCAATAGAAACCCAGCACAATGCCTTAGTTTTACAAACAGATACCAACAAGCATCTGGGCACGATTTACTTTGGAAAGAAACTCTCCAAATCAACAGAATACACGAAAGTGTCAGCTCAGTTTAAACAAACGCCTGATTATACGGGTGTGCTCAATTCGGTGTATACCCCATCCGGTTCCAGAAACTTATTAGAACCAGCGATTACCGTTACTCATGCAGATGGCAACAATTCTTTAGACCTGAAGTATGTAAAACATGAGCTTAAAAACATCAATAGTAACGTCTCTTTATTGAGCATCTTTCTAAAGGATCCGATCTATAACTTTAAGGTGACCTTACAGTATAAAATCTACTTTAAGGAGGATGTAATTGAGCAATGGTCTGCGATCAGCCATGGCGAAAAAGGAAATGTAACCCTCCATAAATACGCTTCTGCAAACCTTTACTTAAAAGGTGGAAACTACTATTTAACACAGTATCATGGAGATTGGGCCAAAGAAATGCAGCCTGAAGAATCGAAACTTACCCATGGCATCAAAACCCTGGATTCTAAATTAGGTACCCGCGCAGATCTGTTTCAGCCACCGGTATTTATGGTTTCCTTAAACAAGCCTGCTACAGAAGATGAAGGCACGGTATTGTTTGCAGGTTTAGCTTACAGCGGAAATTTCCGTACCGATCTGGAAGTTGATTATCAGGATAACCTGCGCATCATTTCGGGCATCAACAACTACGCTTCTCCCTATACTTTGAAACCAAATGAAGAATTTACAACACCTGTATTTCTATATACGCTATCTACTCAAGGTAAAGGTGCAGCCAGCAGAAACCTGCACAATTGGGCCAGAGATTACAAATTACTGGATGGCAATGGCAGCCGTTTAACCTTGCTGAATAACTGGGAAGCTACTTACTTTGATTTCAATGAAAACAAACTCGCCAGACTTTTAAAGGACACTAAAAAATTGGGTGTAGAGTTGTTTTTACTGGATGATGGATGGTTTGCCAATAAATACCCGCGTAATGGTGATGTTGCTGGTTTAGGAGATTGGCAGGAGAACAAAAAGAAGCTGCCAAACGGGATCTCCTCACTGCTAAAAGAAGCCAGACAAAACCAGGTAAAGTTTGGCATCTGGATAGAACCGGAAATGGTAAATCCTAAAAGTGAGCTTTATGAAAAACACCCGGATTGGGTGGTGAAACAACCCAACAGACCAGAACATTACTTCAGAAACCAATTGGTACTGGACTTAACGAACCCTAAAGTTCAGGATTTTGTGTACGGTGTGGTAGATGATTTATTTACCAAAAACCCGGAACTCGCGTATATCAAATGGGATTGTAATGCAGTGATCTATAATGCGCATTCTGCTACGCTTAAAAACCAGGATCATTTTTACATTGAATATGTAAGAGGTTTGTATAAAGTGCTGGAAAAAATCAGGGCCAAATATCCGAAAGTACCGATGATGCTGTGCTCTGGTGGCGGCGGAAGAGTAGACTATGCAGCCTTACAATATTTCACCGAATTCTGGCCTAGCGACAATACCGATGCGATGGAGCGTATTTTTATGCAATGGGAATACTCTTACTTCTATCCTTCAATTGCCACAGCAAATCATGTGACGGATTGGGGTAAACAGCCTATAAAATTCCGTACGGATGTAGCCATGATGGGCAAGCTAGGTTTTGATATCGTAGTGTCTGAACTGGCAGAAAAAGACCTTAAATTTTGTCAGGAAGCCATTAAAAATTATGATGATGTAAAAAGCACGATCTGGGCTGGAAATCAGTACCGTTTATCGGATCCAAGAACCGCTAATGTAGCTTCCATGCTTTATGTGAATGAGGATAAAACAACTGGTGTTATTTTTAATTATCTTGTCAACAATAGATATGGCGCAAACAGTAGCTCCCCTATTTTATTGAAAGGATTAGACCCTTCAAAAAATTACAGGATCCACGAAATCAACCTATATCCAGGCACCAATTCTACTATAAAAGCAGATCAGGTGTATTCCGGAGATTTCCTGAGTACGGTTGGCTTTAATCCTGATGTAAATTCAGGTAGAACCAGTGTCATTTTGAAAATTGAACAAGCAAAATAA
- a CDS encoding sialate O-acetylesterase → MKLKRPYLSTAALLALVAASFQVNAKITLAPVFSDHMVIQQKTNVAIWGKADPGKTVDLQASWGSKVFKTTADQNGNWMVKIPTPGFGGPYKINISDGSPFQLSDVMLGDVWICSGQSNMEMPLAGWGKINNFQQEIKGANYPKIRLLQVNHTASSAPLESLNLANGGWTVCSPENIPEFSSTAYFFAREVYQKTGIPIGLIHTSWGGTIAEAWTSAAGLKAFPEFDEAIEKQKKVQNKADYEKQLQEWEQMVLDRDEGYKSGAPHWLDAQTDESNWRVMRLPALWEDAALPGFDGAVYFRKKITLPASWKGQELTLHLGTIDDNDLTYFNGKKIGETKGYNLSRNYKIPANHLVDDENTISIRVFDGSGGGGIYGEPSQLSITAANGESMDLSGDWQYKVGLDLKKVPAMPVSDDQPNRPTVLYNAMIHPFLNFAIKGAIWYQGESNADRAHQYRTLFPAMINDWRKSWNIGDFPFYFVQLADFMKAEPNPAASPWAELRDAQKAALKLNNTGMAVAIDIGNSADIHPKNKQEVGRRLALIALAKTYGKQIPYSGPELKNYTIEKDAVNLNFNPGDGALKTKDGAAVKGFSIAGADQVFHWADARIAGNQIIVSSSSVSDPKAVRYAWANNPESNLTNQAGLPASPFKTDDWADSTLNKK, encoded by the coding sequence ATGAAATTAAAACGCCCGTACCTTAGCACTGCTGCCCTTCTGGCCTTGGTTGCTGCTAGCTTTCAGGTAAACGCCAAAATCACTTTAGCACCTGTTTTTAGTGACCACATGGTGATCCAGCAGAAAACAAATGTAGCCATATGGGGTAAAGCAGACCCAGGAAAAACGGTTGATCTCCAGGCCAGCTGGGGATCAAAAGTGTTTAAAACCACCGCAGATCAAAACGGAAACTGGATGGTAAAAATTCCGACACCGGGTTTTGGCGGCCCATATAAAATCAACATTTCTGATGGCAGCCCTTTCCAGCTTTCAGACGTAATGCTCGGTGATGTCTGGATTTGTTCGGGTCAGTCTAATATGGAAATGCCATTGGCTGGCTGGGGGAAAATCAACAATTTCCAGCAGGAAATTAAGGGCGCAAATTATCCTAAAATCAGGCTGCTACAAGTGAACCACACCGCAAGCAGCGCCCCACTCGAATCACTGAATTTAGCAAATGGCGGCTGGACGGTTTGTAGTCCCGAAAACATCCCTGAATTCTCTTCCACAGCTTACTTTTTTGCCAGAGAAGTCTATCAAAAAACAGGTATTCCTATCGGATTAATTCATACTTCCTGGGGTGGCACTATTGCGGAAGCCTGGACCAGCGCTGCCGGACTAAAAGCTTTCCCGGAGTTTGATGAGGCCATTGAAAAACAGAAAAAAGTACAAAACAAAGCGGATTACGAGAAACAATTGCAGGAATGGGAACAGATGGTGTTAGACCGTGATGAAGGTTATAAATCTGGTGCACCTCATTGGCTGGATGCACAAACTGACGAATCCAATTGGAGAGTGATGCGTCTACCCGCCCTTTGGGAAGATGCGGCATTACCAGGTTTTGATGGTGCCGTTTATTTCCGTAAAAAAATAACCTTACCTGCTTCATGGAAAGGCCAGGAATTAACCTTGCACCTGGGTACGATTGACGACAACGACCTGACTTATTTCAATGGTAAGAAGATCGGAGAAACAAAAGGTTATAACCTGAGCAGAAATTATAAAATCCCGGCTAATCACTTAGTGGATGACGAAAATACGATCTCCATCAGAGTCTTTGACGGCAGTGGCGGCGGAGGTATTTATGGAGAACCAAGTCAGCTGTCCATTACAGCAGCAAATGGAGAAAGTATGGATTTATCTGGAGATTGGCAGTACAAAGTGGGCCTGGATCTTAAGAAAGTTCCAGCAATGCCTGTCAGTGATGATCAGCCAAATCGTCCAACAGTATTGTACAATGCGATGATCCATCCTTTTTTGAATTTCGCAATTAAAGGAGCAATATGGTATCAGGGAGAAAGCAATGCCGATCGTGCACACCAATACCGCACACTCTTCCCAGCAATGATCAACGACTGGAGAAAATCCTGGAATATTGGAGATTTCCCTTTTTACTTTGTACAGCTTGCCGATTTTATGAAAGCGGAACCTAATCCTGCGGCCTCTCCATGGGCAGAACTCAGGGATGCCCAAAAAGCTGCTTTAAAACTGAATAATACGGGGATGGCTGTGGCCATTGACATCGGAAATTCTGCCGATATCCACCCTAAAAATAAACAGGAAGTAGGCCGAAGATTGGCCTTAATTGCACTGGCTAAAACTTATGGAAAACAAATCCCCTACTCCGGACCGGAATTAAAAAACTATACCATTGAAAAAGATGCAGTTAACCTGAATTTCAATCCTGGTGATGGTGCTTTAAAAACAAAAGATGGCGCAGCAGTAAAAGGCTTTTCAATTGCTGGGGCAGATCAGGTATTTCATTGGGCAGATGCCCGGATTGCAGGAAATCAGATTATAGTGAGTTCTTCAAGTGTTTCAGATCCTAAAGCAGTTCGTTACGCCTGGGCGAATAATCCGGAATCTAATCTAACTAACCAGGCCGGTCTCCCAGCTTCCCCTTTCAAGACAGATGATTGGGCAGACAGTACATTAAATAAGAAATAG